From Anaerohalosphaera lusitana, one genomic window encodes:
- a CDS encoding formylglycine-generating enzyme family protein gives MKPTLTAVLCIFALTCPASAELIQGIDMELVTIGDAGNPGDTRAAANPVGAGSVDYTYRIGKYEVTNGQWDTFIGLAGKPVGSPIGPYDGDAFWVGENIPANGISWLEAAQFCNYLTSGDKSSGAYLFTGDNTNPGQFLGIDRDTAITEFGTAYVIPTEDEWYKAAYWTGDGYSTYANGTDTLPVEDVDSNYLWDSRETQPWDVGSGKMEQNGTFDMMGNIYEWTETGLDEKRILRGGAAGTHHTDAIGSTYQFELFRTGEYGGVGFRIAAVPEPTTLALLGLGGLLLRNRRK, from the coding sequence ATGAAACCCACCCTCACCGCCGTACTCTGCATATTCGCCCTTACCTGCCCCGCCTCCGCTGAGCTTATCCAGGGCATCGACATGGAACTCGTCACGATAGGTGACGCGGGCAATCCGGGCGACACCCGGGCGGCGGCAAACCCAGTCGGCGCAGGCTCAGTCGACTACACCTACCGCATCGGCAAGTACGAAGTGACCAACGGCCAGTGGGATACTTTCATTGGCTTGGCAGGCAAACCAGTCGGAAGCCCTATTGGACCGTATGATGGAGACGCATTCTGGGTGGGTGAGAACATACCAGCGAATGGCATAAGCTGGCTCGAAGCCGCCCAGTTCTGCAATTATCTCACCTCGGGCGACAAGAGCAGCGGGGCATATCTCTTCACAGGCGACAACACCAACCCCGGCCAGTTCCTCGGCATCGACCGCGACACAGCGATCACCGAGTTCGGCACCGCCTACGTCATCCCCACCGAAGACGAATGGTACAAAGCCGCCTACTGGACCGGCGACGGCTACTCAACCTACGCAAACGGCACAGATACACTGCCCGTCGAGGACGTTGATTCCAATTACCTCTGGGATTCGCGCGAAACTCAGCCCTGGGACGTAGGCTCGGGCAAAATGGAACAGAACGGCACATTCGATATGATGGGAAACATCTATGAATGGACTGAAACTGGCCTCGATGAGAAAAGAATTCTTCGTGGCGGGGCCGCTGGCACTCATCACACTGATGCAATAGGTTCTACATATCAATTCGAACTTTTCCGAACTGGCGAGTACGGCGGTGTAGGCTTCCGCATCGCAGCCGTCCCCGAACCAACCACACTGGCCCTGCTCGGCCTGGGCGGCCTACTGCTCCGCAATAGAAGGAAGTAG